In Manis pentadactyla isolate mManPen7 chromosome 11, mManPen7.hap1, whole genome shotgun sequence, one DNA window encodes the following:
- the RPS6KL1 gene encoding ribosomal protein S6 kinase-like 1 isoform X2: protein MSLVACECPPGSGLEPEPCSRARSQARMYLEQIRNRVAPGAPDMTKQDYLVDAATQIHLALERDVSEDYEAAFNHYQNGVDVLLRGMHVDPNKERCEAVKLKIAKYLRRAEEIFNCHLQRTPGSGGSPAVGFSSLRLRPIRTLSSALEQLRGCRVVGVIGKVQLVQDRATGRTFVVKSLSRSHAVSRERQTIIPRGVPYMTKLLRYFVSEDSIFLHLEHVQGGTLWSHLLSQAHPPQSGPRSGSSLERMKAPLNESVSLRPPALLPWSHTRLQDRIPLKPPWTSQSFPPNRGAPHISPQREAGGEPPARTHTSYPSELPKAPSGPQHLQARQGPGQRSDMGPSWGLPWVQEGAARVLGGYGHGRGQSHPSMDGGSLGLSGGAWNVREEQVKQWAAETLVALEALHEQGVLCRDLNPRNLLLDQAGHIRLTYFGQWSEVEPQCCGEALDNLYSAPEVGGISELTEACDWWSFGSLLYELLTGMALSQSHPSGIQAHTRLQLPKWLSRPAASLLTELLQFDPTLRLGAGGGGVNKLKSHPFFSTTQWSKLVG, encoded by the exons ATGAGCCTGGTGGCCTGTGAGTGTCCACCTGGCTCTGGACTTGAGCCTGAGCCTTGCTCACGAGCACGGTCCCAGGCCCGCATGTACCTGGAGCAGATTCGCAACCGGGTGGCTCCAGGGGCACCTGACATGACCAAGCAGGACTACCTGGTGGATGCAGCCACGCAGATCCACCTGGCCCTGGAGCGCGATGTCAGTGAGGACTATGAGGCAGCCTTCAACCACTACCAGAATGGTGTGGACGTTTTGCTGCGAGGCATGCACG TCGACCCCAACAAGGAGCGCTGTGAGGCAGTAAAGCTGAAAATTGCCAAGTATCTGCGGCGGGCAGAGGAGATCTTCAATTGCCACCTGCAAAGGACGCCGGGCAGCGGAGGCAGCCCTGCTGTG GGTTTTAGCAGCCTGAGGCTCCGGCCCATCCGCACACTGAGCTCTGCCCTGGAACAGCTGAGGGGCTGCAGAGTGGTTGGGGTCATCGGGAAG GTGCAGCTGGTCCAGGACCGAGCAACTGGAAGAACCTTCGTGGTGAAG AGCCTGTCCAGGTCCCATGCAGTGAGCCGGGAGCGGCAGACCATCATCCCACGTGGTGTCCCCTACATGACCAAGCTGCTGCGCTACTTCGTGAGTGAGGACTCCATCTTCCTGCACCTGGAGCACGTGCAAG GAGGCACTCTCTGGTCCCACCTGCTCTCCCAGGCGCACCCTCCACAGTCTGGGCCCAGGTCTGGCTCCAGCCTGGAGAGGATGAAGGCTCCGCTCAACGAATCTGTCAGCCTCCGGCCCCCAGCGCTGCTCCCCTGGAGCCATACCCGCCTGCAGGACAGAATCCCCCTAAAGCCCCCCTGGACTTCTCAGAGCTTTCCCCCTAACAGGGGGGCCCCACACATCAGTCCCCAGAGAGAGGCTGGAGGTGAACCCCCAGCCAGGACCCACACTTCCTACCCCTCAGAACTTCCAAAGGCCCCAAGTGGCCCCCAGCACCTCCAAGCCAGGCAGGGACCTGGCCAGAGATCGGACATGGGGCCCTCCTGGGGGCTCCCTTGGGTTCAAGAGGGAGCTGCCCGGGTGCTGGGGGGCTATGGCCATGGCAGAGGTCAGAGCCACCCCTCGATGGATGGCGGGAGCCTGGGGCTCAGCGGGGGTGCCTGGAATGTGCGGGAAGAGCAGGTGAAGCAGTGGGCAGCAGAGACGCTGGTGGCCCTAGAGGCGCTGCATGAGCAGGGGGTGCTGTGCCGGGACCTCAACCCCAGGAACCTGCTCCTGGACCAGGCAG GTCACATCCGGCTCACGTATTTTGGCCAGTGGTCAGAGGTGGAGCCCCAGTGCTGCGGAGAGGCTTTGGACAACCTCTATAGCGCCCCAG AGGTAGGTGGGATTTCTGAGCTGACGGAAGCCTGTGATTGGTGGAGCTTTGGGTCTCTGCTGTATGAATTGCTGACCGGAATG GCACTGTCCCAGAGCCACCCTTCAGGAATCCAGGCCCACACCCGGCTGCAGCTGCCCAAGTGGCTCAGTCGCCCAGCAGCCTCCCTGCTGACTGAG CTGCTGCAGTTTGATCCCACCCTGCGCCTGGGTGCTGGAGGAGGTGGTGTCAACAAGCTCAAGTCCCACCCCTTTTTCAGTACCACCCAGTGGAGCAAACTGGTGGGGTAA
- the RPS6KL1 gene encoding ribosomal protein S6 kinase-like 1 isoform X1, giving the protein MSLVACECPPGSGLEPEPCSRARSQARMYLEQIRNRVAPGAPDMTKQDYLVDAATQIHLALERDVSEDYEAAFNHYQNGVDVLLRGMHVDPNKERCEAVKLKIAKYLRRAEEIFNCHLQRTPGSGGSPAVGFSSLRLRPIRTLSSALEQLRGCRVVGVIGKSLSRSHAVSRERQTIIPRGVPYMTKLLRYFVSEDSIFLHLEHVQGGTLWSHLLSQAHPPQSGPRSGSSLERMKAPLNESVSLRPPALLPWSHTRLQDRIPLKPPWTSQSFPPNRGAPHISPQREAGGEPPARTHTSYPSELPKAPSGPQHLQARQGPGQRSDMGPSWGLPWVQEGAARVLGGYGHGRGQSHPSMDGGSLGLSGGAWNVREEQVKQWAAETLVALEALHEQGVLCRDLNPRNLLLDQAGHIRLTYFGQWSEVEPQCCGEALDNLYSAPGKKGEGPRTLNLRGALRWVEDDGESAKSG; this is encoded by the exons ATGAGCCTGGTGGCCTGTGAGTGTCCACCTGGCTCTGGACTTGAGCCTGAGCCTTGCTCACGAGCACGGTCCCAGGCCCGCATGTACCTGGAGCAGATTCGCAACCGGGTGGCTCCAGGGGCACCTGACATGACCAAGCAGGACTACCTGGTGGATGCAGCCACGCAGATCCACCTGGCCCTGGAGCGCGATGTCAGTGAGGACTATGAGGCAGCCTTCAACCACTACCAGAATGGTGTGGACGTTTTGCTGCGAGGCATGCACG TCGACCCCAACAAGGAGCGCTGTGAGGCAGTAAAGCTGAAAATTGCCAAGTATCTGCGGCGGGCAGAGGAGATCTTCAATTGCCACCTGCAAAGGACGCCGGGCAGCGGAGGCAGCCCTGCTGTG GGTTTTAGCAGCCTGAGGCTCCGGCCCATCCGCACACTGAGCTCTGCCCTGGAACAGCTGAGGGGCTGCAGAGTGGTTGGGGTCATCGGGAAG AGCCTGTCCAGGTCCCATGCAGTGAGCCGGGAGCGGCAGACCATCATCCCACGTGGTGTCCCCTACATGACCAAGCTGCTGCGCTACTTCGTGAGTGAGGACTCCATCTTCCTGCACCTGGAGCACGTGCAAG GAGGCACTCTCTGGTCCCACCTGCTCTCCCAGGCGCACCCTCCACAGTCTGGGCCCAGGTCTGGCTCCAGCCTGGAGAGGATGAAGGCTCCGCTCAACGAATCTGTCAGCCTCCGGCCCCCAGCGCTGCTCCCCTGGAGCCATACCCGCCTGCAGGACAGAATCCCCCTAAAGCCCCCCTGGACTTCTCAGAGCTTTCCCCCTAACAGGGGGGCCCCACACATCAGTCCCCAGAGAGAGGCTGGAGGTGAACCCCCAGCCAGGACCCACACTTCCTACCCCTCAGAACTTCCAAAGGCCCCAAGTGGCCCCCAGCACCTCCAAGCCAGGCAGGGACCTGGCCAGAGATCGGACATGGGGCCCTCCTGGGGGCTCCCTTGGGTTCAAGAGGGAGCTGCCCGGGTGCTGGGGGGCTATGGCCATGGCAGAGGTCAGAGCCACCCCTCGATGGATGGCGGGAGCCTGGGGCTCAGCGGGGGTGCCTGGAATGTGCGGGAAGAGCAGGTGAAGCAGTGGGCAGCAGAGACGCTGGTGGCCCTAGAGGCGCTGCATGAGCAGGGGGTGCTGTGCCGGGACCTCAACCCCAGGAACCTGCTCCTGGACCAGGCAG GTCACATCCGGCTCACGTATTTTGGCCAGTGGTCAGAGGTGGAGCCCCAGTGCTGCGGAGAGGCTTTGGACAACCTCTATAGCGCCCCAGGCAAGAAGGGGGAAGGTCCCAGGACCCTAAATCTCAGGGGTGCCCTTAGGTGGGTTGAGGATGATGGGGAAAGTGCCAAGTCTGGGTGA